From the Quercus lobata isolate SW786 chromosome 6, ValleyOak3.0 Primary Assembly, whole genome shotgun sequence genome, one window contains:
- the LOC115950609 gene encoding protein FAR1-RELATED SEQUENCE 7-like, which translates to MVIKAKPVGMIRAIDNVNGEDGGSRLEPQVGLEFDSSDDARECYSLYAKRMGFKIRTGQLYRSRTDGSVSSRRFVCSKEGFQTNSRTGCPAFIRVQRNASGKWVIDHYFKDHNHDLESTGENPTPVMQSKPPIVKNSLADVTQRSKVKLLEDVEDRRPCPSGVINVKRVKRDGDDGQSKVQPFLGLVFNSANEAYQLYHSYGANKGFRVRIGQLFRSRHDGSISSRRFVCSKEGFQHPSRVGCGAYMRIKRQESGTWVVDRLREDHNHGLGTQMETHKGSLNASNRFIEEVNGGLQNKDLVTKYNKNLVKRWREKHNRSDWYHVLFEYFQSKQAEDTGFFHAVEVNDGNCMSIFWADGRSRYSCSQFGDAIVLDTSYKNSVYLVPFATFVGVNHHKQPVLLGCALIADESQESYTWLFKTWLRAMSGRHPLSIIADEDKAIQQAIAEVFPGTHHRFSLWQIKAKEREFLSSMDNGFKCEYEKCTLHSQTADEFDIAWNALLSRYGLKENVWLKEMFESRASWVPLYLRATFFAGISMNESIDSFFGTLLNAQTPIVEFVSRYERGLEQRREEERKEDFDTYNLQAFLQTKEPVEEQCRRLYTLTVFKIFQKELLQSYSYLGFKIYEEGANSRYLLRKCGNDNEKNIVTFCASNLNVSCSCQMFEFEGVLCRHALRVFQILEIREVPSHYILHRWTRNAEYGTVGDAESVGTSQELKALMLWSLRETACKYIEAGSASLEKYKLAYEIMREGGRKLSWQR; encoded by the coding sequence ATGGTCATAAAAGCAAAGCCAGTAGGTATGATACGCGCAATAGATAATGTCAATGGGGAGGATGGAGGGTCTAGACTTGAACCCCAAGTGGGGTTAGAGTTTGATTCGTCGGATGATGCACGTGAGTGTTACAGTCTATATGCAAAGCGTATGGGCTTTAAGATTCGGACAGGTCAGCTCTATCGATCGAGAACTGATGGGTCAGTTTCCTCTCGAAGATTTGTTTGCTCAAAGGAGGGGTTTCAGACCAATTCGCGAACTGGTTGTCCGGCATTCATAAGGGTACAAAGAAATGCTTCTGGGAAGTGGGTCATTGACCACTATTTTAAGGATCACAATCATGATCTTGAATCTACGGGCGAAAACCCCACTCCTGTTATGCAGTCAAAGCCACCTATAGTTAAGAATTCATTGGCTGATGTAACCCAGAGGTCAAAAGTCAAATTGCTTGAGGATGTAGAGGATAGACGGCCATGCCCATCTGGTGTTATTAATGTTAAACGTGTTAAAAGGGATGGAGATGATGGGCAATCCAAAGTTCAACCTTTTTTGGGTCTAGTGTTTAATTCAGCCAATGAAGCATACCAATTGTATCATTCGTATGGAGCAAATAAAGGTTTTAGAGTTCGAATTGGTCAACTGTTTCGCTCGAGGCATGATGGGTCAATTTCATCCAGGCGATTTGTTTGCTCAAAGGAAGGGTTTCAGCACCCATCAAGAGTAGGTTGTGGGGCATATATGCGGATCAAGAGACAAGAATCTGGAACATGGGTAGTGGACCGTCTTCGGGAAGATCATAATCATGGTCTTGGGACTCAAATGGAAACTCATAAAGGCAGTTTGAATGCTTCAAATAGATTCATAGAGGAGGTAAATGGTGGTTTGCAAAATAAAGATTTAGTTACCAAATATAACAAAAACCTTGTAAAAAGATGGCGAGAAAAACACAATCGGAGTGATTGGTATCATGTGCTTTTTGAGTATTTTCAAAGCAAACAGGCAGAAGATACAGGATTCTTTCATGCAGTAGAGGTTAATGATGGAAATTGCATGAGTATTTTCTGGGCCGATGGGAGATCTAGATATTCTTGCAGTCAGTTTGGTGATGCGATTGTTCTAGATACTTcttacaaaaatagtgtgtatTTGGTTCCTTTTGCTACTTTTGTTGGAGTGAACCACCATAAGCAACCAGTGCTTCTTGGTTGTGCTCTTATTGCTGATGAATCTCAGGAGTCTTACACTTGGTTATTTAAAACTTGGCTTAGGGCAATGTCTGGGCGGCATCCATTGTCAATAATAGCTGATGAAGACAAGGCCATCCAACAAGCAATAGCCGAAGTCTTCCCTGGGACTCATCACCGTTTTTCATTGTGGCAAATTAAGGCAAAAGAACGGGAGTTTCTCAGTTCAATGGATAATGGTTTTAAATGTGAATATGAAAAGTGCACTCTTCATAGTCAGACAGCTGATGAATTTGATATAGCATGGAATGCCCTTCTCAGCAGATATGGTTTGAAGGAGAATGTATGGCTGAAAGAAATGTTTGAAAGCCGTGCAAGTTGGGTACCGCTATACTTACGGGCCACATTTTTTGCTGGCATCTCCATGAATGAAAGCATTGATTCATTCTTTGGCACACTTTTGAATGCCCAAACACCGATTGTAGAGTTTGTTTCACGATATGAAAGAGGTCTTGAGCAACGTcgtgaagaagagagaaaagaggacTTTGACACTTATAACTTGCAGGCTTTTTTGCAGACAAAGGAACCAGTTGAAGAACAATGTAGAAGGTTATATACACTTACGGTGTTTAAGATATTTCAAAAGGAGCTTTTACAAAGCTATAGTTATCTTGGATTTAAGATTTATGAAGAAGGGGCAAACAGTAGATATTTGTTGCGTAAGTGTGGGAACgataatgagaaaaatatagTTACATTTTGTGCATCCAATCTCAATGTGAGCTGTAGCTGTCAAATGTTTGAATTTGAAGGCGTGCTGTGTAGACATGCTTTGAGAGTTTTCCAAATATTAGAAATAAGAGAGGTACCATCTCACTACATCTTACATCGATGGACAAGAAATGCCGAGTATGGTACTGTTGGTGATGCTGAATCAGTGGGAACCTCCCAAGAACTTAAAGCTTTGATGCTATGGAGTTTAAGAGAAACAGCATGTAAATACATAGAGGCTGGTTCAGCATCTCTTGAAAAATATAAACTTGCCTATGAGATTATGCGAGAGGGTGGAAGAAAGCTTTCTTGGCAAAGGTAG